Proteins from one Limanda limanda chromosome 4, fLimLim1.1, whole genome shotgun sequence genomic window:
- the LOC133000671 gene encoding cytochrome c oxidase subunit NDUFA4 translates to MIRTMIQQVKKHPGLIPQFFFTTLGLTGAFLYLIRLSRGPHVTLWNKNKNPEPWNELDPTYQYKFVAIDTDYKNLKKEGPDF, encoded by the exons ATGATTAGGACCATGATCCAACAAGTGAAGAAACACCCAGGG TTAATCCCTCAATTTTTCTTCACGACTCTGGGCCTCACCGGGGCCTTCCTCTACCTGATCCGTCTGTCAAGAGGGCCTCATGTCAC CCTCtggaacaagaacaagaacccAGAGCCCTGGAACGAGCTTGACCCGACCTACCAGTACAAG TTTGTGGCCATCGACACAGACTACAAGAACCTGAAGAAAGAGGGCCCTGACTTCTAA